The following proteins are co-located in the Sphingorhabdus lutea genome:
- a CDS encoding gamma carbonic anhydrase family protein — protein MSFDHSVSIITINGKTPTIHPSAFIAPGCRIIGDVSIGADVSIWYNCVLRADVSHIAIGNRSNIQDGSIIHCDGPDGLSADGYPTIIGEDVLVGHKAIIHGSHLHDRAFVGMAASTMNGCVIEGDAMLAAGALLTPGKKVNAKTLWAGAPARMVRDLSEEDILGMRAGVAHYVFNGHAHKLAVSGE, from the coding sequence ATGTCTTTTGACCATTCTGTTTCAATCATTACCATCAATGGTAAAACGCCAACTATCCACCCCAGCGCCTTTATTGCGCCGGGATGCCGTATTATTGGCGATGTAAGCATTGGCGCGGATGTTAGCATTTGGTATAATTGTGTGCTTCGCGCCGATGTCAGCCACATTGCCATTGGCAATCGCAGCAATATTCAAGATGGCAGCATCATCCATTGCGATGGACCAGATGGGTTAAGCGCGGATGGATATCCCACCATCATTGGCGAAGATGTTCTTGTCGGGCATAAGGCGATTATTCATGGCAGCCATTTGCATGACCGCGCCTTTGTTGGCATGGCGGCCAGCACGATGAACGGATGCGTGATAGAAGGCGATGCGATGTTGGCGGCGGGCGCATTATTAACCCCTGGAAAAAAGGTAAATGCCAAAACTTTATGGGCCGGTGCGCCCGCGCGGATGGTCCGCGATTTATCCGAAGAGGATATTTTGGGAATGCGCGCTGGCGTTGCCCATTATGTCTTCAATGGCCACGCGCATAAATTGGCCGTGTCGGGCGAATAG